A single window of Colletotrichum destructivum chromosome 9, complete sequence DNA harbors:
- a CDS encoding Putative short-chain dehydrogenase/reductase SDR, NAD(P)-binding domain superfamily, with protein MSSGLTYLITGSNRGIGHGFVSLLLQRPSTTIIAGVRDPSNASSKALADLPKGEGSKLIVVKIDSSVESDPAAAVETIQKEHGIAALDVVIANAGIANTGVSVSKVDFKSALDHFAVNSVAPLILFDAAAPLLKASASKNPIFVGISSIIGSNGAAEGVAQVPGLSPYGASKAALNWFVRRLHFEETWLTAVVFHPGLVETDMGSGLSESSGVDLKAFGAITVKQSVDGLMAAIDKANRESSGTFKNYDGTDLPW; from the coding sequence ATGTCTTCCGGCCTCACGTACCTTATCACTGGGTCCAACCGCGGAATCGGCCACGGCTTCGTGTCCCTCCTGCTCCAGCGCCCTTCCACGACAatcatcgccggcgtccgcGACCCGTCAAACGCCTCCTCCAAGGCCCTCGCGGACCTCCCTAAGGGCGAGGGTTCGaagctcatcgtcgtcaagatcGACTCGTCCGTCGAGTCCGACCCGgcagccgccgtcgagaccaTCCAGAAGGAGCAtggcatcgccgccctcgacgtcgtcatcgccaacgccggcatcgccaacacTGGGGTCAGCGTCTCCAAGGTTGACTTCAAGTCCGCCCTGGACCACTTCGCCGTCAACTCCGTCGCGCCGCTTATCctcttcgacgccgcggcgccgctgctCAAGGCCAGCGCATCCAAGAACCCCATCTTCGTCGGCATCTCGTCGATCATCGGGAGCAacggggcggcggagggggtCGCGCAGGTGCCAGGACTCAGCCCGTACGGCGCCAGCAAGGCTGCCCTGAACTGGTTCGTGCGGAGGCTGCACTTCGAGGAGACCTGGCTGACGGCCGTCGTGTTCCACCCGGGCTTGGTGGAGACGGACATGGGGTCGGGGTTGTCGGAGAGTTCGGGCGTCGACTTGAAGGCCTTCGGTGCTATCACCGTGAAGCAGAGCGTCGACGGGCTGATGGCTGCCATTGACAAGGCCAACAGGGAGTCGAGCGGCACATTCAAGAACTACGACGGTACCGATCTGCCTTGGTAG
- a CDS encoding Putative NADH dehydrogenase [ubiquinone] 1 beta subcomplex subunit 7, NDUB7, whose amino-acid sequence MAGDSTPREATREEMRDAKLPLAYRDSCAHLLIPLNRCRVDSWYLPWKCNDERHSYEKCQYDEFKKRVAKMNELRAEKGTRSN is encoded by the exons ATGGCCGGAGACTCGACACCAAGGG AAGCGACCCGCGAGGAAATGCGGGATGCGAAGCTTCCCCTCGCCTACCGCGACAGCTGCGCCcacctcctcatccccctCAACCGCTGCCGAGTCGACTCCTGGTACCTCCCGTGGAAGTGCAAT GACGAGCGTCATAGCTACGAGAAGTGCCAGTACGACGAGTTCAAGAAGCGCGTCGCCAAGATGAACGAGCTCCGCGCCGAGAAGGGTACGAGAAGCAACTAA
- a CDS encoding Putative CBS domain, chloride channel, voltage gated, chloride channel, core, CBS domain superfamily, giving the protein MASDNTPSPSPNETSALLPKSTSRISIPGFFRSASLFSLSKADQALGQSAPLGDRLPYNDYTTIDWLRDLTKDSSRARRLHARPGIRGRLLRWFDQSQGWIAAAVIGLLTALVAFVVDVSVATVSDWKEGYCGRNAFLDRGRCCWDVAETDVCDAWRPWVDGEREGGSYLTGYAIYVLFALLFGVVAGNVTMTTKTSLPAVDADSVVTKGTMAEGKMMYMAAGSGIPEIKTILSGFVIPHFLDLKVLVVKAVGATFAVSTGMCLGKEGPFVHISTCVGWLVANWFPKYRDNPRKMREMLSVACSSGLSVAFGAPIGGVLFSYEEISTYFPRRVLWKAFLCSLIAAIALKALNPTGTGKLVLFETNYGVDYDPVHYIVFVFLGLCGGVFGGVFCQANFLWSKRFRKYDIVKKHPVFELCGVVLVTALLQYPNILIRDTGDVSLSKLLVDCKDPTGDWICEQEQGSDKTAHMLRLAGGAVIKLLLTIITFGCKVPSGIIIPALDGGALFGRLVGQFIGDISPGIFAMVGAAAFLAGVSRMTVSLAVIMFELTGEVTYVPAFMCAILTAKWVADAISSESVYDLSQHLLGHPFLDAEQAYEVVRHREATARELIPPPATMKEITLWTGRGYRVRKGVLAEKLRKLKGRGLMDAGLVLVNASGLLFGYWPEVEIEYALQMEDEGEEEIDVRSETMTELIDRTPITVSAEAPMEYVLEMFGKLGPRYIIIVEPETAKVLGVVLKKRLLDFLDRVKEH; this is encoded by the exons ATGGCCTCCGATAAcacgccgtcaccgtcgcccaACGAGACGAGCGCTCTGCTCCCGAAATCCACCAGCCGGATCTCCATCCCGGGCTTCTTCCGCTCCGCctcgctcttctccctctccaagGCCGACCAGGCCCTCGGCCAGTCCGCACCATTGGGCGACCGCCTGCCCTACAACGACTACACCACCATCGATTGGCTCCGCGACCTGACCAAGGATTCGTCTCGCGCCCGCCGTCTCCACGCCCGCCCGGGCATCCGCGGCCGGCTGTTGCGCTGGTTCGACCAGAGCCAGGGGtggatcgccgccgccgtcattGGCCTGCTGACGGCCCTTGTCGCCTTCGTTGTCGACGTCTCCGTGGCGACGGTGAGCGACTGGAAGGAGGGCTACTGCGGGAGGAACGCGTTCCTCGACCGGGGGCGGTGCTGCTGGGACGTCGCCGAAACCGACGTGTGCGATGCGTGGAGGCCCTGGGTCGACGGGGAGCGGGAGGGTGGATCGTACCTCACCGGCTACGCCATCTACGTCCTTTTTGCGCTGCTGtttggcgtcgtcgcgggAAACGTAACGATGACGACAAAGACGTCTCTCCcagccgtcgacgccgacagcgTGGTCACGAAAGGCACCATGGCAGAGGGCAAGATGATGTACATGGCTGCAGGCAGCGGCATCCCTGAGATCAAGACGATTCTCTCGGGGTTCGTCATCCCCCACTTCCTCGACCTCAAGGTGCTggtcgtcaaggccgtcggtGCCACGTTTGCCGTCTCGACGGGCATGTGTCTGGGAAAGGAGGGCCCCTTTGTACACATCTCGACCTGCGTCGGCTGGCTGGTAGCCAATTGGTTCCCCAAGTACCGCGACAACCCGCGCAAGATGCGGGAGATGCTGAGCGTAGCGTGCTCGTCTGGTCTGTCTGTGGCATTCGGCGCGCCGATTGGCGGTGTGTTGTTCAGCTATGAG GAAATCAGCACGTACTTCCCACGACGTGTCTTGTGGAAGGCCTTTCTCTGTTCTCTCATTGCGGCCATCGCGCTAAAGGCCTTGAATCCCACAGGGACAGGCAAGCTGGTGCTGTTTGAGACGAACTATGGCGTCGACTACGACCCCGTCCACTACATCGTATTCGTGTTCCTCGGGCTCTGCGGCGGAGTGTTTGGCGGCGTTTTCTGCCAGGCCAATTTTCTGTGGTCGAAACGCTTCCGCAAGTACGACATCGTCAAGAAACACCCCGTCTTCGAGCTGtgcggcgtcgtcctcgtcaccgccctGCTGCAGTACCCCAACATCCTCATCCGCGACACGGGCGACGTGTCGCTATCCAAGCTGCTGGTCGACTGCAAAGATCCGACGGGCGACTGGATCTGCGAGCAGGAGCAGGGCAGCGACAAGACAGCGCACATGCTGCGgctggcgggcggcgccgtcatcaagcTCCTGCTGACCATCATTACCTTTGGGTGCAAAGTCCCCTCGGGTATCATTATCCCCGcgctggatggcggcgccctGTTCGGCCGGCTTGTTGGTCAGTTCATCGGGGATATATCGCCCGGCATCTTCGCCATGGTTGGAGCGGCAGCTTTCCTCGCGGGCGTGAGCAGGATGACGGTGAGTCTAGCAGTCATCATGTTCGagctgacgggcgaggtgaCGTATGTACCGGCCTTCATGTGCGCCATCTTGACGGCCAAGTGGGTTGCGGATGCCATCTCGTCCGAGTCCGTGTACGACCTCTCACAGCACCTGCTAGGCCACCCGTTCCTTGACGCGGAGCAGGCCTATGAAGTCGTCCGTCACCGAGAGGCCACGGCCCGCGAACTGatcccgccgccggcaacaaTGAAGGAGATCACCCTTTGGACGGGACGGGGGTATCGAGTGCGGAAAGGCGTGCTTGCAGAGAAGCTGCGGAAGCTCAAGGGCAGAGGGCTGATGGACGCGGGACTCGTATTGGTCAACGCTTCCGGCCTGCTTTTCGGCTACTGGCCCGAGGTGGAAATAGAGTACGCCTTACAGATGGAagatgagggcgaggaggagattgaCGTGCGCAGCGAGACCATGACGGAGCTGATTGACCGGACGCCCATCACCGTCAGCGCCGAGGCGCCCATGGAGTATGTTCTGGAGATGTTCGGGAAGCTGGGGCCGAGgtacatcatcatcgtcgagccGGAGACCGCCAAGGTGCTGGGCGTCGTGCTCAAAAAGCGGCTGCTAGACTTTTTAGATCGGGTAAAGGAACATTGA
- a CDS encoding Putative peptidase S28, alpha/Beta hydrolase has translation MKVSLALLSCLAAAQAHLAFQPIQPPLRAEDDEGLLSKREAGFFEQLIDHDAPELGTFQQRYWWNATYWKGPGSPIVLFTPGEVAAEAYSGYLTDRALTGNIAKAIGGAVVMVEHRNWGTSLPYTLQDTKNLQQHTMTNAVLDFVNLARNLELPFDTNSSSNAPQAPWVYTGGSYSGVLAAAIAKLAPGTLWAYHSSSGPVEATYDYWSYFLPIQKGMPQNCSRDFERIVDHVDNVLVTGTDDEVYALKKKFGLQDVAHKDDFASALVGPLGYWQSIQLYSGYSAFYAMCDAVEGATGNFTAPNENGVGLPKALDNYAKWWSSEYLPGTCASYGVAEWQDPSNVACFDSYNETSPIYTDWTADNQFGRTWYWMLCNEPFFYWQTGAPEDRPSIVSRFVTPEYYQRQCDLFFPKQGEFTYASNSGKTVEDLNKATGGWQFTNTTRLIWSNGEFDPWRSASVSSELRPGGPLKSRPGAPVHLIPGSRHCNDLLVRNGDVNAGVKAVITAEIDQIKTWVDEFYGGKGKCKRRVAEASDLL, from the exons ATGAAGGTCTCCCTCGCCTTGCTCAGCTGCCTTGCAGCGGCTCAGGCCCATCTCGCTTTCCAGCCCATCCAGCCCCCTCTGAgagccgaagacgacgagggacTTCTTTCCAAACGCGAGGCCGGGTTCTTCGAACAGCTTATCGACCACGATGCCCCGGAACTGGGCACCTTTCAGCAGCGCTACTGGTGGAACGCCACCTACTGGAAGGGACCTGGCTCTCCG ATCGTCCTTTTCACCCCAGGCGAAGTTGCTGCCGAGGCGTACAGTGGTTATCTGACAGATCGCGCCCTCACCGGCAACATCGCCAAGGCAATcggcggtgccgtcgtcATGGTCGAGC ACCGCAACTGGGGAACATCTCTGCCCTACACCCTCCAAGACACCAAGAATCTTCAGCAGCACACCATGACgaacgccgtcctcgacttTGTCAACCTCGCCCGCAACCTCGAACTGCCTTTCgacaccaacagcagcagcaacgcgCCCCAGGCT CCCTGGGTTTACACCGGCGGCTCCTACTCGGGCGTtctggccgccgccatcgccaagctgGCCCCGGGAACCCTCTGGGCATACCACTCCAGCAGCGGCCCCGTCGAGGCCACCTACGACTACTGGAGTTACTTCCTCCCAATCCAGAAGGGCATGCCTCAGAACTGCAGCCGCGACTTCGAACGCATCGTCGACCACGTCGACAACGTCCTGGTAACCGGCACTGACGACGAGGTTTACGccctgaagaagaagttcgGCCTGCAAGACGTCGCCCACAAGGACGACTTTGCCTC CGCCCTCGTCGGACCCCTGGGCTACTGGCAGTCCATCCAGCTGTACTCGGGTTACTCCGCCTTCTACGCAATGtgcgacgccgtcgagggcgccacCGGCAACTTCACGGCCCCCAACGagaacggcgtcggcctccCCAAGGCCCTCGACAACTATGCCAAGTGGTGGAGCTCCGAGTACCTTCCGGGCA CATGCGCATCGTACGGCGTGGCGGAGTGGCAGGACCCCTCGAACGTGGCCTGCTTCGATAGCTACAACGAGACGAGCCCCATCTACACCGACTGGACCGCCGACAACCAGTTCGGCCGCACCTGGTACTGGATGTTGTGTAACGAGCCGTTCTTCTACTGGCAGAC CGGTGCCCCCGAGGACCGTCCGTCCATCGTCTCGCGCTTCGTCACTCCCGAGTACTACCAGCGCCAGTGCgatctcttcttccccaagCAGGGGGAATTCACCTACGCCTCCAACAGCGGCAAGACCGTAGAGGACCTGAACAAGGCCACCGGCGGATGGCAATTCACCAACACCACTCGTCTGATCTGGTCGAATGG TGAATTCGACCCCTGGCGCTCTGCCTCCGTGTCGAGCGAGCTCCGTCCCGGCGGCCCCCTCAAGTCCCGCCCCGGTGCCCCCGTCCACCTCATCCCCGGCTCGCGCCACTGCAACGACCTGCTCGTCAGGAACGGCGACGTCAACGCGGGCGTGAAGGCTGTCATCACTGCCGAGATCGACCAGATCAAGACCTGGGTCGACGAGTTCTACGGCGGCAAGGGGAAGTGCAAGCGCCGCGTGGCAGAGGCGTCCGATCTTCTATAA